A window of Cryptomeria japonica chromosome 3, Sugi_1.0, whole genome shotgun sequence contains these coding sequences:
- the LOC131070019 gene encoding uncharacterized protein LOC131070019: MGKSMVITLILVVSLSLFNFHVSSAKRTILIGDRRMLPSCTDCHRYTSDPTCCHLPHHPNLSPLMEEVEHSSPQQKSVEKHFSPDEKSVERLSADEKAA; this comes from the coding sequence ATGGGGAAATCTATGGTCATCACGCTCATACTTGTTGTCTCCCTCAGTTTATTTAATTTCCATGTCTCCTCCGCTAAGCGTACCATTCTGATTGGAGACCGTCGAATGTTACCTAGTTGTACAGACTGCCACAGATATACTTCTGATCCTACTTGCTGCCATTTGCCACATCATCCTAATTTGTCACCACTCATGGAGGAAGTGGAGCATTCCTCACCACAGCAAAAATCAGTGGAGAAGCATTTCTCACCAGATGAGAAATCAGTAGAGCGTTTATCAGCAGATGAAAAAGCGGCTTAa